One window from the genome of Enterococcus haemoperoxidus ATCC BAA-382 encodes:
- a CDS encoding MFS transporter — protein MDAKSKNSGMDYWKKIVILLCAGWVTIWVYRSALSPAYPQINESLGGNITDTALGFISTCYFFGYVAMQIPAGFLVDKIGKKKVLIPGFIVFGVAALLISQATNIQMIYVGSVLAGLGCGSFYGSAYSLTSQNIPREKRSFSTAIVNSGSAVGSGLGLILSSFLVVQLKFPWQTMMYISVALIVVMLVAFVAIIRNNKEDAEFLAQSEAAEAAEAAAAAPEAPVAEKEHVSIKKLFSPKMLFAYILYFATCYAYYMTVTWLPNFLGTERGFEGAAIGFSASLVAFASIPGALFFSRLADKFMHKKVQFIVILEFLAAAMLLLTVQATNSTLLLIGLILYGFLGKLAVEPIIISWLGENAPKVGIGTTLGVFNFFGMMSSVIAPTLTGSISDATGSKEMGFYISVILLVVGTALFLLANLNKKKASAE, from the coding sequence ATGGATGCAAAAAGTAAGAATTCAGGAATGGATTATTGGAAAAAAATTGTTATTTTGTTATGTGCAGGTTGGGTAACGATCTGGGTATATCGTTCAGCTTTATCACCTGCATATCCGCAAATCAATGAGTCACTTGGCGGAAATATCACGGATACAGCGTTAGGCTTTATTTCTACTTGTTACTTCTTTGGATATGTAGCAATGCAGATTCCAGCAGGTTTCTTAGTAGATAAAATCGGGAAGAAAAAAGTATTGATTCCAGGTTTTATCGTTTTCGGAGTAGCTGCTTTATTAATTTCTCAAGCAACAAATATTCAAATGATTTATGTTGGTAGTGTTTTAGCAGGTTTAGGTTGTGGATCTTTCTACGGATCAGCATATTCACTAACTTCTCAAAATATTCCACGTGAAAAAAGAAGTTTCTCTACTGCAATTGTAAACAGCGGATCAGCTGTTGGTTCTGGTTTAGGTTTGATTTTATCTAGTTTTTTAGTTGTTCAATTAAAATTCCCATGGCAAACAATGATGTATATTTCTGTAGCATTGATTGTTGTGATGCTAGTGGCATTTGTTGCAATTATTCGTAATAATAAAGAAGATGCTGAATTCTTAGCACAATCTGAAGCGGCAGAGGCAGCTGAAGCCGCAGCAGCTGCACCAGAAGCTCCTGTTGCTGAAAAAGAACATGTTTCAATCAAAAAATTATTCTCACCAAAAATGCTATTTGCTTATATTTTATATTTTGCTACTTGTTACGCGTATTATATGACAGTTACTTGGTTACCAAACTTCTTGGGAACTGAACGTGGATTTGAAGGAGCAGCAATCGGATTTTCTGCGTCTCTTGTAGCGTTTGCTTCAATTCCAGGTGCGTTATTCTTCAGCCGTCTAGCTGATAAATTCATGCATAAAAAAGTACAGTTTATTGTTATCTTAGAATTTTTAGCAGCAGCAATGTTATTATTGACTGTGCAAGCAACAAACTCAACGCTATTATTGATTGGCTTGATTTTATATGGTTTCCTAGGAAAACTAGCTGTAGAGCCGATCATTATTTCATGGCTTGGAGAAAATGCACCCAAAGTTGGGATTGGTACAACACTTGGCGTATTTAACTTTTTCGGAATGATGTCTTCAGTTATTGCACCTACATTGACAGGTTCAATCTCTGATGCGACTGGTTCAAAAGAAATGGGCTTTTATATTTCAGTTATTCTACTAGTAGTTGGAACGGCTTTATTCTTATTAGCAAACTTGAATAAAAAGAAAGCAAGTGCTGAATAA
- a CDS encoding pyridoxal-phosphate-dependent aminotransferase family protein, translated as MFSEISVPSRTIMTPGPVEAHPVALRAMSASILGQFDPAFLQIMDEVKEMIKIPFGTKNEQAFAIDGTSRSGLEAALIALIEPGDKVLIPVYGRFAYLLGEICERAQAEIHYLEKEWDSPFEQETVIEEIKKFQPKIVAMVHGETANGQMQSMEKIGQHCKENDIFFVVDMVATYGGVPLEVDAWGVDIAIAGTQKCVSVPSGLSLITYNDRVEKVLTSRYQKELGLSKDIRNENHISSNYLDLSQLQRYWSEERINHHTEATSMIYGLHEGLRMMIKEGMDNVYARHAQNDQAIVAGIKAMGLGFYGDLTTKMPTVTPIMIPEGIDGEKVRALMLDEFCVEIASSFGALQGKVWRIGNMGYSSRKSNVLHVLSALEGALNYYGADINKGEAVKAALSIYKK; from the coding sequence ATGTTTTCAGAAATATCAGTACCAAGCAGAACAATCATGACACCAGGGCCAGTTGAGGCTCATCCGGTCGCATTAAGAGCAATGTCAGCTTCTATTTTAGGTCAATTTGATCCAGCTTTTTTACAAATTATGGATGAAGTGAAGGAAATGATCAAAATTCCTTTCGGCACAAAAAATGAGCAAGCATTTGCAATTGATGGAACATCACGTTCTGGTTTAGAAGCTGCTTTAATCGCATTGATCGAACCAGGAGATAAAGTGCTGATTCCGGTATATGGCCGTTTTGCATATCTTTTAGGAGAAATCTGTGAGCGAGCACAAGCCGAGATTCATTATCTTGAAAAAGAATGGGACTCACCATTTGAACAAGAAACAGTAATTGAAGAGATCAAAAAATTTCAACCGAAAATTGTTGCTATGGTTCATGGTGAAACAGCCAATGGACAAATGCAGTCAATGGAAAAAATTGGTCAACACTGTAAAGAAAATGATATTTTCTTTGTTGTAGACATGGTTGCAACATATGGTGGCGTGCCCCTTGAAGTAGATGCCTGGGGAGTCGATATCGCAATTGCGGGAACACAAAAATGTGTGAGCGTCCCTTCTGGTTTATCGTTGATCACTTATAACGACCGAGTAGAAAAGGTTCTTACTAGCCGCTACCAAAAAGAATTAGGGTTAAGTAAGGATATTCGCAATGAAAATCATATTAGCAGTAATTATCTTGATTTAAGCCAGTTACAGCGTTATTGGAGCGAAGAGCGAATCAATCATCATACGGAAGCGACAAGCATGATCTACGGACTGCATGAAGGCCTTAGAATGATGATCAAAGAAGGGATGGATAATGTCTACGCGCGCCATGCGCAAAATGACCAAGCAATTGTTGCTGGTATAAAAGCGATGGGTTTAGGTTTTTATGGTGATTTGACGACTAAAATGCCAACAGTTACACCGATCATGATTCCTGAAGGAATCGATGGTGAAAAAGTTCGTGCGCTTATGCTAGATGAATTTTGTGTGGAAATTGCTTCTTCCTTTGGGGCTTTGCAAGGAAAAGTTTGGCGTATTGGAAATATGGGGTATAGTAGCAGAAAATCTAATGTTCTTCATGTATTATCTGCTTTAGAAGGTGCTCTTAACTATTACGGGGCAGATATCAATAAAGGCGAAGCGGTAAAAGCAGCATTATCAATCTACAAAAAATAA